A region from the Altererythrobacter sp. H2 genome encodes:
- a CDS encoding nucleoside deaminase, protein MTRWPLPHPMQRALELAREAAAAGEVPVGAVVVKDGAVIGEGRNAPRATNDPTAHAEIVAIRAAALALGNERLEGCELWATLEPCAMCAGAISHARLAALYYAASDPKGGAVEHGARVFDQPQCLHRPEVYSGMGESEAAELLRGFFRERR, encoded by the coding sequence ATGACCCGCTGGCCTCTCCCGCACCCGATGCAGCGCGCGCTGGAGCTGGCCCGCGAAGCCGCCGCAGCGGGCGAAGTGCCGGTTGGCGCGGTCGTGGTCAAGGATGGCGCGGTGATCGGCGAGGGCCGCAATGCCCCGCGCGCCACGAACGATCCCACCGCCCATGCCGAGATCGTGGCGATTCGCGCCGCCGCACTGGCGCTCGGCAACGAGCGGCTGGAGGGGTGCGAGCTGTGGGCCACGCTGGAGCCCTGCGCGATGTGTGCCGGCGCGATCAGCCATGCCCGACTGGCCGCGCTCTACTACGCCGCCAGCGACCCCAAGGGCGGCGCGGTGGAACACGGCGCCCGGGTGTTCGACCAGCCGCAATGCCTGCACCGTCCCGAAGTCTATTCCGGCATGGGTGAGAGCGAGGCGGCGGAATTGCTGCGCGGGTTTTTCAGAGAGCGGCGGTAA
- a CDS encoding DUF2093 domain-containing protein has protein sequence MLMNRGNSEAKLHYGPSGFRVLRHGQHVRCAVSGAVIPLEELRYWSVDRQEAYATPEIATRRFLES, from the coding sequence ATGTTGATGAATCGAGGCAATAGCGAGGCGAAGTTGCACTACGGACCGAGCGGGTTCCGGGTGCTGCGCCATGGGCAACACGTGCGCTGCGCAGTCAGCGGCGCGGTGATTCCGCTGGAAGAGCTGCGCTATTGGTCAGTCGACCGGCAGGAAGCCTATGCCACGCCCGAAATCGCCACCCGGCGGTTTCTCGAAAGCTGA
- the rpmB gene encoding 50S ribosomal protein L28, whose amino-acid sequence MSRICELTGKGRQVGHNVSHANNKTKRVFLPNLQNVTLMSEKLDRSFKFRVSTHGLRSVEHNGGLDNWLLKTNDEKLSTNALKVKRELKKAAAAA is encoded by the coding sequence ATGTCGCGCATCTGCGAACTGACCGGCAAGGGTCGCCAGGTTGGCCACAACGTGAGCCACGCCAACAACAAGACCAAGCGGGTGTTCCTGCCCAACCTGCAGAACGTCACGCTGATGAGCGAAAAGCTGGACCGCAGCTTCAAGTTCCGCGTCTCGACCCATGGCCTGCGCTCGGTCGAGCACAATGGCGGTCTCGACAACTGGCTGCTCAAGACCAATGACGAGAAGCTCTCGACCAATGCGCTCAAGGTGAAGCGCGAGCTGAAGAAGGCGGCAGCGGCCGCCTGA
- the purD gene encoding phosphoribosylamine--glycine ligase yields the protein MNILLLGSGGREHALAWKLAQSRLLAGTEDKLYAAPGNPGIADHATCVALDVTDHGGVIAFCEEHRIGLVVVGPEAPLVDGLADSLRGEGIAVFGPSRAAAQLEGSKGFTKDLCQRAGIPTAGYVRTASLEEARRALGGFAPPYVLKADGLAAGKGVVIADTREEAEAALADMFGGQFGAAGAEVVIEEFMAGEEASFFALTDGATVLPFGSAQDHKRVGDGDTGPNTGGMGAYSPARVLTPTLHGEVLERIILPTVRTMAEEGTPYSGVLFAGLMLTDQGPKLIEYNCRFGDPECQVLMMRLESDLGELMYACATNALASQPPVRRSRQTALTVVMAASGYPGTPDKGGQIDLDAAETDGAKVFHAGTALDEQGALVASGGRVLSVTATGSTVTEAQAAAYAAVDKIDFKSGFCRRDIGWREVARELAGEAG from the coding sequence ATGAACATCCTTCTGCTGGGCTCGGGCGGGCGCGAACATGCGCTGGCGTGGAAGCTGGCGCAATCCCGCCTGCTGGCTGGCACTGAGGATAAGCTCTATGCTGCCCCGGGCAACCCCGGGATCGCGGACCATGCAACGTGCGTGGCGCTTGATGTGACCGACCATGGCGGTGTGATTGCCTTCTGCGAAGAGCACCGGATCGGCCTGGTCGTGGTCGGGCCGGAAGCGCCGCTGGTGGACGGGCTGGCCGATTCGCTCCGCGGCGAAGGCATTGCCGTGTTCGGTCCTTCCCGCGCTGCGGCGCAGCTGGAAGGAAGCAAGGGCTTCACCAAGGACCTGTGCCAGCGGGCCGGCATCCCCACGGCCGGGTATGTCCGCACCGCCTCGCTCGAAGAGGCCCGCCGCGCGCTGGGCGGTTTTGCGCCCCCCTATGTTCTCAAGGCCGACGGGCTGGCTGCGGGCAAGGGCGTGGTCATCGCTGACACGCGCGAGGAGGCCGAGGCAGCCCTGGCGGACATGTTCGGCGGCCAGTTCGGTGCCGCGGGTGCTGAGGTGGTGATCGAGGAGTTCATGGCGGGCGAGGAAGCGAGCTTCTTTGCCCTGACCGACGGCGCAACCGTGCTTCCGTTCGGCAGCGCGCAGGATCACAAGCGGGTGGGCGATGGTGATACCGGCCCCAATACCGGCGGGATGGGCGCCTACAGCCCGGCGCGGGTGCTCACCCCCACTCTCCACGGCGAAGTGCTGGAACGGATCATCCTGCCCACGGTGAGGACCATGGCGGAAGAAGGCACCCCCTATTCCGGCGTGCTGTTCGCCGGACTGATGCTGACCGACCAGGGCCCCAAGCTGATCGAATACAACTGCCGCTTCGGCGATCCCGAATGCCAGGTGCTGATGATGCGGCTGGAAAGCGATCTGGGCGAACTGATGTACGCCTGCGCCACCAATGCCCTGGCGAGCCAGCCGCCGGTCCGGCGCTCACGCCAGACCGCGCTGACCGTGGTGATGGCAGCGAGCGGCTATCCCGGCACGCCGGACAAGGGCGGGCAGATCGACCTGGATGCAGCCGAGACGGACGGGGCGAAGGTTTTTCACGCCGGCACTGCCCTTGATGAGCAGGGTGCGTTGGTCGCCAGCGGCGGGCGGGTCCTCAGCGTGACGGCAACGGGCAGCACGGTGACCGAGGCGCAGGCTGCGGCCTATGCCGCCGTCGACAAAATCGATTTCAAAAGCGGATTTTGCCGGCGCGATATCGGCTGGCGGGAAGTGGCGCGGGAACTGGCCGGGGAAGCGGGCTGA
- the nadC gene encoding carboxylating nicotinate-nucleotide diphosphorylase — protein MTSSTLPGFDLDRFVRETLAEDLGEGLPGGGRDVTSLSVIPADARFSGVMDSRDPIVVAGLPIAEAFFRALDPEMAIELLVGEGEEVPPGTDLMRLEGNARAMLTAERSALNTVQHLSGIATLTQRYVRAMDNPACTLLDTRKTIPGLRILEKYAVRMGGGSNHRMGLWDAAMIKDNHVLVAGSVGEAVRRAVEAGVREIICEVDRLDQIEPALVAGATRLLLDNMEPETLRTAVSLVGGRVPTEASGGINLQTIKAKAATGVNFVSVGRLTQSAPAADIGLDFTAL, from the coding sequence ATGACCAGCTCTACTCTCCCCGGCTTCGATCTTGACCGCTTCGTGCGCGAAACCCTTGCCGAAGACCTGGGCGAAGGCCTTCCCGGCGGCGGCCGCGACGTTACCTCGCTCAGCGTGATTCCGGCCGACGCGCGCTTCTCGGGCGTGATGGACAGCCGCGATCCGATCGTCGTCGCCGGGCTGCCGATTGCCGAGGCCTTCTTCCGCGCGCTGGATCCCGAGATGGCGATCGAGCTGCTGGTCGGCGAGGGCGAGGAGGTGCCGCCAGGCACGGACCTGATGCGGCTGGAAGGCAATGCCCGCGCCATGCTGACGGCCGAGCGTAGCGCGCTCAACACCGTCCAGCACCTGTCCGGCATCGCCACCCTGACGCAGCGATATGTCCGCGCGATGGATAATCCCGCCTGCACCCTGCTCGATACCCGCAAGACCATCCCGGGTCTGCGTATCCTTGAAAAGTACGCGGTCCGCATGGGCGGGGGCAGCAACCACCGCATGGGGCTGTGGGATGCAGCGATGATCAAGGACAACCATGTGCTGGTGGCAGGCTCGGTTGGCGAGGCGGTGCGCCGCGCGGTCGAGGCCGGGGTCAGGGAAATCATCTGCGAGGTTGACCGGCTCGACCAGATCGAACCGGCGCTGGTGGCTGGCGCGACCCGCCTGCTGCTCGACAACATGGAACCCGAAACGCTTCGCACCGCCGTGTCGCTGGTCGGCGGGCGGGTGCCGACCGAGGCCAGCGGCGGGATCAACCTCCAGACCATCAAAGCCAAGGCGGCAACCGGCGTGAACTTCGTCTCGGTCGGCCGCCTGACCCAGAGCGCACCGGCCGCCGATATCGGGCTGGACTTCACCGCGCTGTGA
- the lptC gene encoding LPS export ABC transporter periplasmic protein LptC, which produces MVIEDHVETEQARALRSARQHMAAPGGRHDRLIAFLARALPMGVGVLAALMIITPLSPRGEVSFLLDRNKVAVIDERLAVANAMYRGQDDQGRPFSLQAGQAVQRSSSEGVVRMYDLIARILLAEGPARLSAESGAYTIESEVMRVFGPVRLTAADGYRMVARDVSIDLRSKRMTGDGGVEGEIPAGTFSADRLAADLSERTITLDGNARLRMVPGQLRMPQ; this is translated from the coding sequence ATGGTGATCGAGGATCATGTCGAGACCGAGCAGGCACGGGCGCTGCGCAGTGCGCGGCAGCACATGGCCGCGCCCGGCGGGCGCCATGATCGGCTGATTGCCTTTCTCGCCCGTGCCCTGCCGATGGGCGTGGGCGTGCTGGCGGCGCTGATGATCATCACCCCGCTGAGCCCGCGCGGCGAGGTGAGCTTCCTGCTCGACCGCAACAAGGTGGCGGTCATCGACGAGCGCCTCGCCGTCGCCAACGCCATGTATCGCGGGCAGGATGACCAGGGACGACCCTTTTCCCTGCAGGCGGGGCAGGCGGTCCAGCGATCGAGCAGCGAGGGGGTTGTCCGGATGTATGACCTCATCGCGCGGATCTTGCTGGCGGAAGGGCCCGCCAGGCTCTCGGCCGAATCGGGCGCCTACACGATCGAAAGCGAGGTCATGCGGGTGTTCGGGCCAGTGCGCCTGACCGCCGCCGACGGTTACCGCATGGTCGCCCGCGATGTCTCGATCGACCTGAGGTCGAAGCGCATGACGGGCGATGGCGGTGTCGAGGGCGAAATCCCGGCGGGCACCTTTTCCGCCGACCGCTTGGCCGCAGACCTGTCGGAACGAACCATCACGCTTGACGGCAATGCGCGGCTGCGCATGGTGCCGGGGCAACTGAGGATGCCGCAATGA
- the xseA gene encoding exodeoxyribonuclease VII large subunit, translating into MAASDSDDVDSGGLVARARQGDNAAPLTVTELSQKLKRTVEDRFGFVRLRGELSGVKRAASGHLYCCLKDENAVLDGVMWRGGARRLSFLPEDGIEVVASGKLTTYPGRSKYQIVIETMEIAGEGALLALLEKTRQRLGAEGLFDESRKRALPFLPRVIGVVTSPTGAVIRDILHRLADRFPSHVLVWPVLVQGQGAAEQVAAAVRGFGAIPEGGPELGGVPRPDLLIVARGGGSIEDLWSFNEEAVVRAVAASPIPVISAVGHETDTTLCDFAADRRAPTPTAAAEMAVPVRAELAATLADLRARQQRAILRPVQLGRERLEVRARRLPAPQALLQPQAQRLDDLSERLRRALGDRAARGRERLGALRLAPATLERAARDARDALARVRLAPALLTQRLGRDAERLGGTGRLLASLDPTAPIKRGFVLVRDSEGRLVRDRATAAAQARLELAFADGALAVMPADSPSGSGPVKPASAKTEPVRAKRKPEGTPPRQDDLFG; encoded by the coding sequence ATGGCCGCTTCCGATTCCGATGACGTCGACAGTGGCGGGCTGGTAGCGCGCGCGCGGCAAGGGGACAATGCCGCGCCGCTTACCGTCACCGAGCTATCGCAGAAGTTGAAGCGCACGGTGGAAGACCGGTTCGGTTTCGTGCGCCTGCGCGGCGAGCTGTCAGGCGTGAAGCGGGCGGCTTCGGGCCACCTCTACTGCTGCCTGAAAGACGAAAATGCGGTGCTCGACGGGGTAATGTGGCGCGGCGGGGCGCGGCGGCTCTCGTTCCTGCCCGAAGACGGGATCGAAGTGGTCGCCAGTGGCAAGCTGACGACCTATCCGGGCCGGTCGAAATACCAGATCGTGATCGAAACGATGGAAATCGCGGGCGAAGGCGCGCTGCTGGCGCTGCTGGAGAAGACCCGCCAGCGGCTCGGCGCCGAAGGGCTGTTCGACGAATCCCGCAAGCGCGCCCTGCCTTTCCTGCCGCGCGTGATCGGCGTGGTGACCAGCCCGACCGGCGCGGTCATCCGCGATATCCTCCACCGGCTCGCCGACCGGTTTCCCAGCCACGTGCTGGTCTGGCCGGTGCTGGTCCAGGGGCAGGGTGCCGCCGAACAGGTCGCTGCGGCCGTGCGCGGCTTCGGCGCGATACCCGAGGGCGGCCCCGAACTCGGTGGCGTGCCGCGCCCCGACCTGCTGATCGTCGCACGCGGGGGCGGCTCGATCGAGGACCTGTGGAGCTTCAACGAGGAAGCAGTGGTGCGCGCGGTCGCCGCATCACCGATCCCGGTCATCAGCGCGGTCGGGCACGAGACCGACACCACGCTCTGCGATTTCGCCGCTGACCGGCGCGCGCCCACACCCACAGCGGCCGCCGAAATGGCGGTTCCGGTCCGGGCGGAACTGGCCGCCACCCTGGCTGACTTACGCGCTCGCCAGCAGCGCGCGATCCTGCGCCCGGTCCAGCTGGGGCGCGAGCGGCTGGAGGTGCGGGCCCGGCGATTGCCCGCACCGCAGGCGCTGCTGCAACCGCAAGCCCAGCGGCTCGATGATCTGTCCGAGCGCCTGCGCCGCGCGCTGGGCGACCGGGCAGCGCGCGGGCGCGAGCGGCTCGGCGCGCTGCGGCTGGCGCCTGCCACGCTGGAACGGGCGGCCCGCGACGCGCGCGACGCGCTTGCCCGTGTTCGCCTGGCACCTGCCCTGCTGACCCAGCGCCTTGGCCGGGATGCTGAGCGGCTTGGGGGAACCGGACGTCTGCTTGCCTCGCTTGATCCCACGGCCCCGATCAAGCGCGGCTTCGTGCTGGTGCGCGATAGCGAGGGCAGGCTGGTGCGCGATCGGGCCACCGCCGCCGCACAAGCCCGGCTGGAGCTTGCCTTTGCCGATGGCGCGCTGGCTGTCATGCCAGCCGATTCGCCATCGGGTTCAGGCCCGGTCAAACCGGCATCTGCGAAGACGGAACCGGTCAGGGCAAAGCGGAAACCGGAAGGCACCCCGCCACGGCAGGATGATTTGTTCGGCTGA
- a CDS encoding ribonuclease T2 family protein codes for MRFSVSIGRCLWLSALLGAAPLHAQAYQCRMPERITVPRITPDAGERRVPVTGYTLALSWVPEFCKPREGEPRHAMQCSGSNGRFGLVVHGLWPEGRSTWPQWCRSPRSVSPVEARQNLCMMPSANLVARQWAKHGSCMARTPEGYFKATRILWNSLALPDLDRLSREDGLTAGRLREAFILSNPHWKPEMIGVRLNQRGWLEELRLCYGKDFMPARCDARQLGARDSAGVKIWRGL; via the coding sequence TTGCGGTTTTCAGTTAGCATCGGGCGCTGCCTCTGGCTCTCCGCGCTCCTTGGTGCAGCGCCGCTGCACGCCCAGGCCTATCAATGCCGGATGCCGGAGCGGATTACAGTCCCGCGCATCACGCCCGATGCCGGCGAGCGCCGTGTGCCCGTGACCGGCTATACCCTCGCGCTCAGCTGGGTGCCGGAGTTCTGCAAACCGCGCGAGGGCGAGCCCCGCCATGCAATGCAGTGTTCGGGTAGCAACGGCCGCTTCGGTCTGGTGGTCCACGGGCTGTGGCCGGAGGGGCGCAGCACCTGGCCGCAATGGTGCCGTAGCCCGCGCAGCGTCTCGCCGGTGGAGGCGCGGCAGAACCTGTGCATGATGCCCTCGGCCAATCTGGTCGCGCGCCAGTGGGCCAAGCACGGCAGCTGCATGGCGCGCACGCCGGAGGGCTATTTCAAGGCGACCCGGATCCTGTGGAACAGCCTGGCGCTGCCCGACCTCGACCGCCTCTCGCGCGAAGACGGGCTCACCGCCGGGCGGCTGCGCGAGGCATTCATCCTTTCGAACCCCCACTGGAAGCCGGAGATGATCGGAGTCCGCCTCAACCAGCGCGGCTGGCTGGAGGAACTGCGGCTATGCTACGGCAAGGACTTCATGCCGGCCCGGTGCGATGCCCGGCAATTGGGGGCCCGGGACAGCGCAGGTGTGAAGATCTGGCGGGGGTTGTGA
- a CDS encoding esterase-like activity of phytase family protein, whose product MRRTVRLALLAVIAAGLAPGTWLRGPGLVEDLRPILRMEPLAGASRQAGEIMIEGVWHLTSPNSHFHGYSGLVALPDGTLLAVSDRGRWLRFTPPGRNGPDPQFGVIGGEAISDKRQVDAEAATIDLPTGRLWIAYEGANSVDRHDLSLRDPERILPEGMQSWLGNRGPEAMARLADGRFIILGEGSPEWAGEGYPALLFEGDPVDGAESVSFAFVPPKPYRATDMAALPDGRVLILLRAIEGVIPPRFSARLLIADPAAIRAGGQWRGVEVARFGLDLPTDNFEGLAVEPRADGALTLWLISDDNGAALQRTLLYRLRWTPDTRPADTQKARPASPARLSE is encoded by the coding sequence ATGCGTCGGACTGTTCGGCTCGCCCTGCTGGCAGTAATTGCCGCTGGCCTGGCGCCCGGCACCTGGCTGCGCGGGCCGGGCCTGGTCGAGGACCTGCGCCCTATTCTACGGATGGAACCACTGGCAGGGGCCAGCCGGCAGGCGGGGGAGATCATGATCGAAGGGGTGTGGCATCTGACCAGCCCCAACAGCCATTTCCACGGCTATTCCGGCCTCGTTGCCCTGCCCGACGGCACCTTGCTGGCGGTCAGCGACCGGGGCCGCTGGCTGCGCTTTACCCCGCCCGGCCGAAACGGGCCGGACCCGCAGTTCGGCGTGATCGGCGGCGAGGCGATCAGCGACAAGCGCCAGGTCGATGCGGAGGCCGCGACCATTGATCTGCCGACCGGTCGGCTATGGATTGCCTACGAGGGGGCCAACAGCGTGGACAGGCACGATCTGTCCCTGCGGGACCCGGAACGGATCCTTCCGGAGGGCATGCAAAGCTGGCTCGGTAATCGCGGGCCGGAAGCCATGGCCCGCCTCGCCGACGGGCGTTTTATCATCCTGGGTGAGGGCTCACCGGAGTGGGCGGGGGAAGGCTATCCGGCGCTGCTGTTCGAGGGCGATCCGGTGGATGGTGCCGAATCGGTATCGTTCGCGTTCGTCCCGCCAAAGCCATACCGCGCCACGGACATGGCGGCACTGCCTGACGGGCGGGTGCTGATCCTTCTGCGGGCTATCGAAGGTGTCATCCCGCCGCGCTTCTCCGCCCGGTTGCTCATCGCTGATCCGGCCGCGATTCGCGCGGGCGGCCAGTGGCGGGGCGTGGAAGTGGCGCGCTTCGGTCTGGACCTGCCGACCGACAATTTCGAAGGTCTGGCGGTGGAGCCGCGCGCGGATGGCGCTCTGACGCTGTGGCTGATCTCGGACGACAATGGCGCCGCGCTGCAGCGGACCCTGCTCTACCGCCTGCGCTGGACACCCGACACGCGGCCGGCGGACACGCAAAAGGCGCGCCCGGCAAGCCCGGCGCGCCTTTCAGAATAA
- a CDS encoding M23 family metallopeptidase: protein MATRAFPALLLLAALVGCGSARSETSVVPASETPAGVTKPAFPDRPAPGFTRLEGERTQGGWLRGIAPAGTVELRFDGRKLPLAPDGTFFAAFDRDATGPGVLVAQLADGRSVTESLSVSPREWRIEHVNVARRPGGATEAFMERRRPELARINAARSIDHDVAGWRQQFIWPLKGRISGRFGSQRIYKGEPASYHSGIDIATGTSGTPFVAPADGVVTLAAQTPFSLEGHLLIIDHGNGLNSAFLHCSKLAVREGDVVRQGQYIGNIGATGRTTGPHLHWGLKWRDARLDPLLFTGPMN, encoded by the coding sequence ATGGCGACGCGCGCATTTCCCGCCTTGCTGTTGCTTGCCGCGCTGGTCGGATGCGGCAGCGCCCGCAGCGAAACCTCCGTGGTCCCCGCCAGTGAAACGCCAGCAGGCGTGACCAAACCGGCCTTTCCTGACCGGCCTGCCCCCGGGTTCACCCGGCTCGAAGGGGAGCGCACCCAGGGCGGCTGGTTGCGCGGCATCGCGCCGGCCGGAACGGTCGAGCTCCGCTTCGATGGCCGCAAGCTGCCGCTCGCTCCTGACGGCACCTTCTTTGCCGCGTTCGACCGCGATGCCACCGGGCCGGGCGTGCTGGTGGCGCAGCTTGCCGACGGCCGTTCCGTCACCGAGAGCCTGAGCGTATCCCCGCGCGAGTGGCGGATCGAGCATGTCAATGTCGCTCGCCGGCCGGGCGGAGCAACCGAGGCATTCATGGAGCGCCGCCGGCCGGAGCTGGCCCGGATCAACGCCGCCCGCAGCATCGACCACGATGTAGCGGGTTGGCGCCAGCAGTTCATCTGGCCGCTCAAGGGGCGGATCTCCGGCCGGTTCGGCTCGCAGCGCATCTACAAGGGCGAGCCGGCCAGCTACCATTCGGGGATCGACATCGCCACCGGCACCAGCGGCACGCCGTTCGTCGCCCCGGCTGACGGCGTGGTTACGCTGGCGGCGCAAACGCCGTTCAGCCTCGAAGGACATCTGCTGATCATCGACCACGGCAACGGCCTCAACAGCGCATTCCTGCACTGCTCGAAGCTGGCGGTGCGCGAGGGCGACGTGGTGCGCCAGGGCCAGTACATCGGCAATATCGGTGCGACCGGGCGAACCACCGGGCCGCACCTCCACTGGGGCCTCAAGTGGCGCGACGCACGGCTTGATCCGCTACTGTTCACTGGCCCGATGAACTGA
- a CDS encoding ribonuclease D, with protein sequence MAVHFHEEDLPEGVLAPGPVAVDTETMGLVTARDRLCLVQISDGKGDEHLVRFRVGSDYAAPNLRAVLADPARLKLFHFARFDLAAIEHYLGITAAPVFCTKIASKLTRTYTDRHGLKNLVEELLGESISKQQQSSDWGAPVINEAQRDYAASDVRFLHRMHAILVERLAREGRTELAQAAFDFLPTRARLDLAGWAEQDIFSHM encoded by the coding sequence ATGGCTGTACATTTCCACGAAGAAGATTTGCCCGAAGGCGTGCTCGCACCCGGCCCGGTGGCGGTCGATACCGAAACAATGGGTCTGGTCACCGCGCGCGACCGGCTGTGTCTGGTCCAGATCAGCGACGGCAAGGGCGACGAGCACCTCGTCCGCTTCCGTGTCGGGAGCGACTATGCCGCGCCCAACCTGCGGGCCGTGCTGGCCGATCCGGCCCGGCTCAAACTGTTCCACTTCGCCCGGTTCGACCTGGCCGCGATCGAGCATTATCTCGGCATCACCGCCGCGCCGGTATTCTGCACCAAGATCGCCAGCAAGCTGACCCGCACCTATACCGACCGGCACGGGCTCAAGAACCTGGTCGAGGAACTGCTGGGCGAAAGCATTTCCAAGCAGCAGCAGTCCAGCGACTGGGGCGCGCCCGTGATCAACGAAGCACAGCGCGACTATGCTGCCAGCGACGTGCGCTTCCTCCACCGGATGCACGCCATCCTGGTGGAGCGGCTGGCACGCGAAGGGCGCACGGAGCTTGCCCAGGCGGCATTCGATTTCCTGCCTACCCGGGCCCGGCTCGATCTGGCCGGATGGGCCGAGCAGGATATCTTCAGCCACATGTAA
- a CDS encoding LptA/OstA family protein, whose protein sequence is MNTHWKHAPRWALAGFAGGLALFAGMQAGAQAIAGHNSNAPVSYAADRIELQDRQNRVVLSGSVDIQQAGLRVRSARTIVNYSDAGSLGIQRITATGGVQVTRADEAASGDVAVYDFNRRIITMAGNVRLRRGGDTLNGGRLVIDLRTGFSSVDGRASGSSGVTGEGPGSSSGRVSGTFRVPQD, encoded by the coding sequence ATGAACACGCACTGGAAGCACGCGCCCCGCTGGGCACTGGCCGGTTTTGCCGGGGGGCTGGCCCTGTTTGCCGGGATGCAGGCGGGTGCGCAGGCGATCGCCGGGCACAATTCCAACGCACCTGTATCCTATGCGGCTGACCGGATCGAGTTGCAGGACCGGCAGAACCGCGTGGTCCTGTCCGGCAGCGTCGATATTCAGCAGGCCGGCCTGCGCGTTCGCTCGGCGCGGACGATCGTCAACTATTCGGATGCCGGCTCGCTCGGCATCCAGCGGATTACGGCCACCGGCGGAGTCCAGGTCACCCGGGCCGATGAGGCCGCCAGCGGCGACGTGGCCGTTTACGACTTCAACCGGCGGATCATCACCATGGCGGGCAATGTCCGCCTGCGCCGCGGCGGTGATACGCTCAACGGCGGGCGGCTGGTGATCGACCTGAGGACCGGGTTTTCCAGCGTGGACGGGCGCGCTTCGGGCTCGTCCGGTGTGACCGGCGAGGGGCCAGGCTCCAGCAGCGGGCGTGTATCGGGCACCTTCCGGGTCCCGCAGGACTGA
- the ung gene encoding uracil-DNA glycosylase: MSDALPPSWRDALGPVLVTPEARRLGGWLKAEEQSGKLVFPPRGQRLAALAATPPEAVRVVILGQDPYHGPGQAMGLSFSVPRGAAVPPSLANIYKELESDLGLPRPGHGDLSGWARQGVLLLNATLTVEAHKAASHAGKGWEAVTDACVQAVAQGGAPCVFILWGSHAQAKAARVPEIEDGGRHLVIRSPHPSPLSAYRGFFGSRPFSRANAFLEQHGRGTIDWRI, from the coding sequence ATGAGCGATGCCCTTCCTCCATCCTGGCGCGACGCGCTCGGCCCTGTGCTCGTCACGCCCGAGGCCCGCCGCCTGGGCGGGTGGCTGAAGGCAGAAGAGCAATCGGGCAAGCTGGTCTTCCCGCCGCGCGGCCAGCGGCTGGCGGCGCTCGCCGCAACGCCGCCTGAAGCGGTGCGGGTGGTGATCCTGGGGCAGGACCCGTACCACGGCCCGGGGCAGGCAATGGGGCTCAGCTTCTCGGTTCCGCGCGGGGCGGCCGTGCCGCCGTCGCTCGCCAATATCTACAAGGAGCTGGAGAGCGACCTCGGCTTGCCGCGCCCTGGGCACGGTGACCTGAGCGGATGGGCCCGGCAGGGCGTGTTGCTGCTCAATGCTACCCTGACGGTGGAGGCGCACAAGGCCGCGAGCCACGCCGGCAAGGGCTGGGAGGCCGTCACCGATGCCTGCGTGCAGGCGGTTGCTCAGGGCGGCGCTCCATGCGTCTTCATCCTGTGGGGCAGCCACGCCCAGGCCAAGGCTGCGCGGGTGCCGGAAATCGAGGATGGCGGGCGGCATCTGGTCATTCGCAGTCCGCATCCAAGCCCGTTGTCTGCCTATCGCGGCTTTTTCGGTTCGCGCCCGTTCAGCCGCGCCAATGCCTTTCTCGAGCAGCACGGCCGCGGCACAATCGACTGGCGCATCTGA